A window of Candidatus Zixiibacteriota bacterium contains these coding sequences:
- a CDS encoding T9SS type A sorting domain-containing protein has product MKSWLTMAFAIVTLAGAVHGQITINQSDYPQTPGTIYRSSLMSQTDGAAWTIANAGSGGGNTWDFSAIGFSFGFFPSTVVNAATTPGHEYFPDATRAWDTYGLTSWSFFSTPPNEFVSYGSFTTYGVKPDTIKIIYDTPSLQTKFPITGNSTWITKFSYTNPYYDLDGNLLYTQTVRDSIKWECDAWGTVKFGSKEASAIRCRGTWYITTTTIYESLPPVEFSSSNEVCQFFTKDYGVAISLSRTVSMGSEYFSGSGQYPFVATATPVYEVDTEVLPTELSVSQNSPNPFNPETTIRYSIGKASAVRFEIFNLLGQNVWHEDFGVQAPGTYELHWSSENSQAGQLPSGVYLYRVTAGDKSVSRKMILLK; this is encoded by the coding sequence ATGAAATCTTGGTTAACGATGGCATTCGCGATCGTGACTCTGGCAGGTGCCGTCCATGGGCAGATCACAATCAATCAAAGCGATTACCCCCAGACACCCGGGACGATTTATCGTTCATCGCTGATGTCGCAAACTGATGGGGCAGCTTGGACGATTGCCAATGCCGGCAGCGGCGGTGGCAATACCTGGGACTTCAGCGCCATCGGCTTCTCTTTCGGGTTTTTCCCGAGTACAGTGGTCAATGCTGCCACCACGCCGGGACATGAGTACTTCCCGGATGCCACGCGCGCCTGGGACACCTACGGACTGACATCCTGGTCGTTCTTCAGTACGCCGCCCAACGAATTCGTTTCTTATGGCTCGTTCACAACCTATGGCGTCAAGCCGGACACGATTAAGATCATCTACGACACGCCCTCGCTGCAGACGAAGTTCCCCATCACGGGGAATTCGACCTGGATCACGAAGTTCAGTTACACAAATCCTTACTACGATCTGGACGGTAACTTGCTCTATACGCAGACGGTGAGGGATAGCATCAAGTGGGAATGCGACGCCTGGGGAACGGTCAAGTTCGGCAGTAAGGAAGCATCGGCGATTCGATGCCGGGGCACGTGGTACATCACCACGACCACCATTTACGAAAGCTTGCCGCCGGTGGAATTCTCGTCTTCAAACGAGGTGTGCCAGTTCTTCACCAAGGACTACGGTGTCGCCATCTCGCTGTCGCGCACGGTGTCGATGGGTTCGGAATACTTCAGTGGCTCCGGCCAGTATCCGTTCGTGGCCACCGCGACGCCGGTGTACGAAGTTGATACCGAAGTCTTGCCGACCGAGCTCTCAGTCAGCCAGAACTCGCCGAATCCGTTCAACCCGGAAACGACTATTCGCTATTCGATTGGGAAAGCGTCCGCCGTGCGTTTCGAGATCTTCAACCTGCTCGGGCAAAATGTGTGGCATGAGGATTTCGGCGTACAGGCGCCGGGCACTTATGAACTCCACTGGTCGTCCGAGAATTCCCAGGCGGGTCAATTGCCTTCCGGTGTCTATCTGTATCGTGTGACCGCCGGCGACAAGTCCGTGTCGCGTAAGATGATATTGCTGAAATAG